One Psychrobacillus glaciei genomic region harbors:
- a CDS encoding RNA polymerase sigma-70 factor, translated as MQISNEDYQQFKPLLFSLGYRMLGSIVEAEDIVQETFLKAYQINEQKIDNNKAYLCKMMTNRCLDVLRSARYRREHYVGPWNPEPLLLEKSSDLDPSEVVLQKEGLSIAYLRMMEHLVPDERAVLLLREVFDFSYLEIANIIEKKEENCRKIFSRAKQKISRVEGESLNYEINESIINRFIQAFQTQNRDTLLELISENVILYSDGGGIVKAAIRPIVSLSNVLALLYGIIKKVPEDFYFEVKNVNGQPAVVIYMNGTVHSILSFYICNVKINEMYMTMNPEKLPI; from the coding sequence GTGCAAATTAGTAATGAGGATTATCAACAATTTAAACCATTGTTGTTTTCACTAGGTTATCGTATGTTAGGTTCAATCGTGGAAGCAGAAGATATTGTGCAAGAAACCTTTTTAAAAGCGTACCAAATTAATGAACAGAAGATAGATAATAATAAAGCGTATCTCTGCAAAATGATGACTAACCGCTGTCTTGATGTATTAAGATCAGCACGATACAGACGAGAACATTACGTGGGGCCATGGAATCCTGAGCCATTATTGCTAGAGAAATCAAGTGATTTAGATCCATCTGAAGTTGTTCTACAAAAAGAAGGATTGAGTATTGCCTATTTACGGATGATGGAACATTTGGTGCCAGATGAACGAGCAGTCCTCCTTTTAAGAGAGGTATTTGATTTCTCATATTTGGAGATTGCTAACATCATTGAAAAGAAAGAAGAAAACTGTAGAAAAATTTTCAGCCGGGCTAAGCAGAAGATATCACGCGTTGAGGGTGAAAGCTTAAACTATGAGATAAATGAGTCAATTATTAATCGCTTTATCCAAGCATTTCAAACGCAAAATAGGGATACCTTATTAGAACTTATTTCTGAAAATGTCATTCTATACTCTGATGGTGGAGGAATAGTCAAGGCTGCTATTCGTCCTATCGTATCCCTATCCAACGTTTTGGCCTTATTGTACGGAATAATTAAAAAAGTCCCTGAGGATTTTTATTTTGAAGTTAAAAATGTCAATGGTCAGCCAGCAGTCGTGATTTACATGAATGGCACGGTCCATAGTATCCTCAGTTTTTATATTTGTAATGTCAAAATTAACGAAATGTATATGACCATGAATCCTGAGAAATTGCCCATTTAG
- a CDS encoding phytoene desaturase family protein: MTQKWDVIIVGGGIAGFVAANFLAKTDLSILILEKGKIVGGRSRTDRIREQYFNLGPHALYKKGKAKSILEELDVQLKGKPPKLGGILVEKNMEYAAPFTPLGLFTTSLLNWKERIEWARVLMKVISINTEKLAQQTFEQWVQQTAGSEKVQSLLYLLGRLATYCHAPEKASAKLMVSNMKIAMGGVLYLDGGWQTIIDQLHKKAVISGVQVKSRTVVKQIESVEHDYFNLVLANDEEIHGKYVICTTGPHELIKMLGEKINLPQREFFSQITTVRGATLDVALTQLPNPKRLFAMGITDPFYFSVHSNYARLSYDAKSSILHVFKYHYPDEPIEGKKVRNELELFLEKLQPGWQKHVITSRFIPQITVNQRLPQIGDEQKLSRFKTEIPGLYIAGDWASLDSILSVGAVSSGKQAAEEIIKKEKS; this comes from the coding sequence ATGACTCAAAAATGGGACGTTATTATTGTCGGTGGTGGGATAGCTGGTTTCGTGGCTGCTAATTTTTTAGCTAAAACCGATTTGTCTATATTAATACTAGAAAAAGGGAAAATAGTTGGTGGAAGATCTAGAACCGATCGGATACGTGAACAGTATTTCAATTTAGGTCCACACGCTCTTTATAAAAAAGGAAAAGCCAAGTCGATTCTCGAAGAATTAGATGTACAACTTAAAGGGAAACCCCCTAAATTAGGTGGCATTTTAGTTGAAAAAAATATGGAATACGCAGCGCCTTTTACTCCTTTAGGACTTTTCACAACAAGTCTTTTAAATTGGAAAGAACGTATTGAATGGGCTAGAGTTTTGATGAAAGTGATTTCCATTAATACCGAAAAGTTAGCACAGCAGACTTTCGAACAATGGGTACAGCAAACAGCAGGTTCAGAAAAAGTTCAATCATTACTCTATTTACTAGGAAGACTTGCGACGTATTGCCATGCTCCTGAAAAGGCAAGCGCAAAGTTAATGGTATCGAATATGAAAATTGCTATGGGCGGCGTACTTTATCTAGATGGGGGTTGGCAGACAATCATAGACCAACTCCACAAAAAAGCAGTTATCTCTGGTGTACAGGTTAAATCACGTACAGTTGTAAAACAAATTGAATCGGTCGAACATGATTATTTTAATTTAGTTTTGGCCAATGACGAGGAAATTCATGGGAAGTATGTAATTTGTACTACTGGTCCTCACGAGCTTATTAAAATGTTAGGTGAAAAGATTAATCTTCCCCAGAGGGAATTTTTTTCACAAATAACAACTGTAAGAGGAGCAACTTTAGACGTTGCTTTAACGCAACTTCCTAATCCAAAGCGATTGTTCGCCATGGGCATCACTGATCCCTTTTATTTTTCCGTACATTCGAATTATGCACGACTTTCCTATGATGCAAAAAGTTCAATTCTGCATGTGTTTAAATATCACTACCCAGATGAACCCATAGAAGGAAAAAAGGTTAGAAACGAGCTTGAACTATTCTTAGAGAAGCTACAGCCAGGGTGGCAAAAACATGTAATTACAAGCCGTTTTATCCCTCAAATTACAGTTAACCAACGCTTACCTCAAATAGGAGATGAACAAAAGTTAAGCCGTTTTAAAACCGAAATTCCAGGATTATATATAGCAGGAGATTGGGCTTCACTCGATTCTATTTTGTCAGTAGGAGCAGTCAGTAGCGGTAAACAAGCAGCGGAAGAAATCATTAAAAAGGAAAAGAGTTGA